The region AGGTGTGGCGGCGGACCCGACGGCGGTGTGCCGTGCGCGCGCGGACGGGCCTAGCCCGCGGTCCGCACGGTACGGCGACGGTGGATGGCCAGCGCCGTACCGGCGCCGCCGAGCACCAGCACACCCGCCGTGAGGCCGATGGGCAGCGCGACGGAGGCGCCCCGGTCGTCGGCGAGACGCCGGGTGGTCAGGGCCTTGGCGGCCGCCGCGTTCACGATCGGGGCGTGGGCGGCCAGCGCGGAGGTCGTGTAATGACCGGCCTTCTGGACCGACGCGACCGAACCGTCGGACTTCAGCAGCACCTGGGTGTTGTTGGGGTGGCGGAAGTCGAACAGCCCGGAGAGGGAGTTCGCCCGGCTGTCGAAGGAGGCGTCACCGATCCGGCCGGTGTGCCAGTTGTCCTCGATGAAGCGGGTGATCGACGTCTGCTCGGTCTGGGTGTGGTCGACCTTGTTGGCCTTGCTGAAGGGGGAGATCACCAGCAGCGGCTGCCGGGGGCCGGGGCCACAGCGGTCCTGGTAGCCGGCCGCGGGCTTCGGGCCGGACTGACAGGCGGGGCTGTCGGTGGCCTTGCCGTTGGAGCCGGCGGTCTTGTCCTTCGACCCGTTGAGCGGCTTGGCGTAGGCGTGGTCGTACCAGCCGTCGCTGTCGTCGTACGCGACGACGACCGCGGTGTCCTTCCACTGCGGCGACTTCTGGATCGCGTTGATCTGCTTGACCAGGAAGTGCTGCTCGTCGACCGGGTCGGAGTAGGCGGCGTGGCCGTCCTGGTACTCGGCGGCCTTCAGGAAGCTGACGGCCGGCAGCTGGCCCGTCTTGAGCGCCGCGTCGAAGTCGGTGAGGTCGTAGTTGTGGTTGGCCTGACCGCTCCGGCCGATCTCCCGCACATTCTTCGGCGGGAGGTGATGCGGGTTGGCCGTGGACTTGTAGTACTGGAACGGCGCGTGGTGCGGGCTGTAGTCCACCGACTCGGCGCCGCCGACGTTCTTATGGGTGGTGCCGGAGCACTTGGCGTAGTGGTCCTGCTCACCGTCCCAGGCGGTGCTGGGCCGGAAGCCGCCCTGGAACCAGCCCCAGGTCACGTCCTTGGCGTTGAGCAGATCGCCGAGGTTCCTGCCCTGCATGCGGGCCAGGGCGTTCGCGCTGGTGTGGTCCTTGTTGGAGCAGTCGTCGAAGGCCGGATCCGGGTCGTTGATCACCGTGCCGACGCCCTTGGCATCCGGCGAGGCCACCGTGTACGCGTCCGGCTTGTCGGTCTGCTGGGGGTTCTCGGTGGAGGACTTGGGGTCGGTGGAGATCACGCCGTGGGTCTGGCCCGAGATCAGCTCCAGCGCTCCGGGGGAGGAGGGGCCGTAGGCCGAACTGAAGGAACGGTCGCTCATCGCATAGTGCTGGGCGTAGTTCCACAGGCCGGTGACGGTGTTGCCGTCGTAGTAGTCCATCACCAGACCGGGCTCGCCGAACAGCCCGGTGCACTTGCTGACCTCGGTGTTCTCCACGAACTTATCGGCCTTGCCGCCATTGGCCGCGTACTGCTCGGGTCCGTAGGAATGGTTCTGGTCGCAGGTCATGGCCTGGTCGCTGGCCAGCCGCTTGGGCTTGTAGAGATTGGGGTTCTTCTTCAGCAGCCCGGCGTGCGCCAGGGTGTCGATGTTCTTGGGGGTGTGCTTGGACGGCGTGAACTTCGTGCCGTCCGTGTTCGCCGCCTTCGGGTACGTGCCGAAGTAGTGATCGAACGAGATGTTCTCGTCGAAGATCACCACCACATGCTTCACCGGGGTCGCGGTGTCGCCGCCCTTGGAGGGCGCGGCCCATGCGGGGGCCACCCCGCCCACGGTCGCCAGGGCCGCGGCGCCGGCCAGGGCACCCCAGCGCGCGACCCGGCCACATCGTCGGCCGCCTTCGGATCCTGCCGTGCCGCCCATCCCATGCCTCCACATGATTCGCGATTCACGCCTGCGCCTGATCCTGTGCCGCGGGCAGGACTCTCCGATGGAATCCATGGAGGCGGCCGAGTGAACAGAGGGTCAGAAGAATCCAAGGAACTCTTGAGGTGTTCTTGACCGGAAGGTGGGGCGGTGTCAGGACAGAAGGGTCCGTCCCAGCCAGTCCGAGCGGTCCTTCACACCGGGAAGCGCGAAGAAATAGCCCCCGCCGAAGGGGGTGATGTAGTCCACCAGCGGCTCCCCCGCCAGACGCTTCTGCACGGTTTCGAACTGACGCGCGAGATCCTGCTGATAGCAGCAGAACAGCAGCCCCATGTCCAGATTACCGTTGG is a window of Streptomyces violaceusniger Tu 4113 DNA encoding:
- a CDS encoding phospholipase C, coding for MGGTAGSEGGRRCGRVARWGALAGAAALATVGGVAPAWAAPSKGGDTATPVKHVVVIFDENISFDHYFGTYPKAANTDGTKFTPSKHTPKNIDTLAHAGLLKKNPNLYKPKRLASDQAMTCDQNHSYGPEQYAANGGKADKFVENTEVSKCTGLFGEPGLVMDYYDGNTVTGLWNYAQHYAMSDRSFSSAYGPSSPGALELISGQTHGVISTDPKSSTENPQQTDKPDAYTVASPDAKGVGTVINDPDPAFDDCSNKDHTSANALARMQGRNLGDLLNAKDVTWGWFQGGFRPSTAWDGEQDHYAKCSGTTHKNVGGAESVDYSPHHAPFQYYKSTANPHHLPPKNVREIGRSGQANHNYDLTDFDAALKTGQLPAVSFLKAAEYQDGHAAYSDPVDEQHFLVKQINAIQKSPQWKDTAVVVAYDDSDGWYDHAYAKPLNGSKDKTAGSNGKATDSPACQSGPKPAAGYQDRCGPGPRQPLLVISPFSKANKVDHTQTEQTSITRFIEDNWHTGRIGDASFDSRANSLSGLFDFRHPNNTQVLLKSDGSVASVQKAGHYTTSALAAHAPIVNAAAAKALTTRRLADDRGASVALPIGLTAGVLVLGGAGTALAIHRRRTVRTAG